The window AAATTGTGGACCTAGATTTTCGATAGTCGAAGATGTACCCTATGATAGAGTAAACACCTCAATGAAAGAATTTACAATGTGTAGTTTTTGTAAAAAAGAATATGAAGATATTCAAAATCGCAGGTTTCATGCTCAACCTGTTGCCTGTTTTGAATGTGGACCTAATATACAGTTATTGGACAAGAACAAGATACCTCTAATAAAAGAGTTACCTAAAACAGAAGAAGAAGAAGAAGAAGAAGAAAAAAGAAATTACATAAAAAAAGTCATACAAAAAACTGCATCCTTGATCCTTCAAGGTAATATAATTGCTATAAAAGGTATAGGAGGATTTCAACTAGTGTGCAGAGCTGATAACGATAGTGTTGTAAAAGAACTTAGAAAGAGAAAAAAAAGAGAGGAAAAACCATTCGCCCTAATGTTTAGAAATATAGAAGAAATACAGAATTATTGTTACCTATCAGACAAAGAAAAAGAACTGCTAGCTTCATACATAAGTCCTATAGTACTACTTAAAAAAAGAGATAACATAAAGATTTCAAATTATGTTTCACCTAGAAACCCATTCTTAGGTTGTATGATACCCTATTCTCCACTACACAATATTTTGATGGAAGAAGTCAAGATACCAATAGTATGTACTAGTGCCAACATCTCTGATGAACCTATATGCATCGATAACGAAGAAGCTTTCGAAAGATTAAACGGAATAGCAGATTATTTTCTCATACACAACCGCAGAATAGTAAGACATATTGATGATAGCGTAGTAAAGGTTACTCCCGGGGGAAACCAAATAATTATAAGAAGAGCAAGAGGTTATGTACCTAAACCAATTCTTCTAAATATAAAATTACCACACGCACTAGCAGTTGGAGGACATCTAAAGAATACTATAGCAATCTCATTGGAAAATTACATAATTTTAAGCCAGCACATAGGCGATTTAGAAACATTAGAATCCGTAAAAGCATTCGAAAAGAGTATAAAAGACTTTCTCAAATTTTACGATATCACTCCAAAATATATAGTATCTGACTTACATCCTGACTACATCTCCACTCAATACGCAGAAAAAATATCCAAAGAAATGTCAATACCTCTTGTAAAAGTACAACATCATTTTTCTCATATACTATCCGTAATGGCTGAAAACAACATTGAAGAAAAAGTAATAGGAGTAAGTTGGGATGGGACCGGATATGGTAACAATGGAGAAATATGGGGTAGTGAATTTATATTCGTATCAAACAACAGTTTTGAAAGAATATTTCACTTTCTCCCCATACCATTGATAGGTGGAGACAAAGCTATTAAAGAAACTTACAGAATAGGTATAGCCCTACTCATCACTTCAAATCTTGAAAATGAAGCAAGAAATATATTTGGACATATAGACAATTTTGAAAAAATAGCAGAAATGTTCAAAAAGAAAATTTTTGTAAATTCTAGTGGTGCAGGTAGACTGTTTGATGGAGTATCTTCAATACTAGGTATATCAAACTACTCACATTTCGAAGGACAATCTGCTATGGAACTAGAATTCGAAGCATATAAGTCTCAAAGAAACATAATTGACACCTATGAATATGATATAAAAAACAACATAATTGATTGGAGAAAGATAATAGTAGGAATAATTAGTGATATAAAAAACGGATTACCAAAAGAGGATATAAGCATAAAATTCCATAATACAATGGTTAGAGTAATAAAGGAGTGCGTTACAGAAATAAGTAAAATAAAAAAATGCAAAAATGTAGCACTCAGTGGAGGAGTCTTTCAAAACAGCCTTTTGGTCGATAAACTGATAGAAGAACTAAAACTTGAAGGATTTGATGTTTACACTAATAAGAAAGTACCTCCAAACGATGGTGGAATATCGTTAGGACAACTATTTCATCTAAAGAATCTAAACCTTTAAATTTCATTTAAAGCTTTTGTAGTAAATAGATCAAAGAATTTTTTATATTTTTAGTGATTATGATAAGCAAAAA of the Brevinematales bacterium genome contains:
- the hypF gene encoding carbamoyltransferase HypF, with product MYNRKRLLIEINGLVEGVGFRPFVYKLANELKLGGYVKNDSTGVYVEVEGDSNKLNEFIEILKSSHPPSAEIFYIKIKEKPTKNEKDFKIIQSTSGNKKLPVIPPDMAICQHCKIELHTPEDKRFYYPFINCTNCGPRFSIVEDVPYDRVNTSMKEFTMCSFCKKEYEDIQNRRFHAQPVACFECGPNIQLLDKNKIPLIKELPKTEEEEEEEEKRNYIKKVIQKTASLILQGNIIAIKGIGGFQLVCRADNDSVVKELRKRKKREEKPFALMFRNIEEIQNYCYLSDKEKELLASYISPIVLLKKRDNIKISNYVSPRNPFLGCMIPYSPLHNILMEEVKIPIVCTSANISDEPICIDNEEAFERLNGIADYFLIHNRRIVRHIDDSVVKVTPGGNQIIIRRARGYVPKPILLNIKLPHALAVGGHLKNTIAISLENYIILSQHIGDLETLESVKAFEKSIKDFLKFYDITPKYIVSDLHPDYISTQYAEKISKEMSIPLVKVQHHFSHILSVMAENNIEEKVIGVSWDGTGYGNNGEIWGSEFIFVSNNSFERIFHFLPIPLIGGDKAIKETYRIGIALLITSNLENEARNIFGHIDNFEKIAEMFKKKIFVNSSGAGRLFDGVSSILGISNYSHFEGQSAMELEFEAYKSQRNIIDTYEYDIKNNIIDWRKIIVGIISDIKNGLPKEDISIKFHNTMVRVIKECVTEISKIKKCKNVALSGGVFQNSLLVDKLIEELKLEGFDVYTNKKVPPNDGGISLGQLFHLKNLNL